ACGTGGTTGCAGTAAGCGATTCAAGTATAAGTGCCATTATTGTTTGTGGTGTGCTGGTTCTCTTTTTCTTGATTTGTGATTGAATTTGTCTTTGAAATTTAAGTTTCACACATGGAACAAATACATAATACTTTCTTATATAAGTACATGCTATATGTATTGCAACAATAATGAAAATCATGTACTTTTCCGTATTTACTCTGGTGGTTTCGTATGAAACCACTGCGACTGCAGGGGTAGTATTAGAAGCttatcttttttttcagttttgtgaaaTGTTTTCTCGCATATTAAAGGATGAGGGAGTTCTGGCGTGTCTTTTAGAAAAATTCCTTCTGATGTGGACTCTGAGATTGACAGTACAGTGATAATGAAAGTGATATTTTGGCTGAAGACAGCGATCTTGATTCACAAGTGCCAAGACCAGTGATATCTAATGTTGTTTTTGAAAGTGAAAGTGATAATCGTTCTGAAAATGACAGTGATTACAGTTTCAGTTCTGAAGATAAGGTCTGTGAATTTTACATGGGCGAGGGATGAGAGTACAATGCATTCTGTTGATTTTTTAGAGGAAGTTGGTGTCAAAGGAAACCTGAAAACTGAAGGTGAAGGTATACTGCCAGCTGATTTCTTTTTATATCTATCTGAGGATAATATGCTGGAACACATAGTATTCCAGACAAATCTTTATGCGACTCAGAAAGGTAAGAATTACAGACCTCTTGAAAAAGATGAACTCAAGGTGTTTTTGGCTATAAATATTCTAATGGGTATCAAACAACCTTGCGCATATCGTGATTGCTGGTCATCACACAACGAACTCAGAGATCAGTACATTTCTTCACTTATGTCACTGAAAAGATTCAGCTGGATTTTATCTCATATACATGTAAATGACAGTGCCCTTATGccacaaaaagggaaaaaatgtTACGACAAATTGTATAAAATTCGACCACTAATAAATCAATTACTGACAAGGTTCAAAGAATGTTATGCTTCAACTAAGGAGCAATCTGTTGACGAATGCATGGTgaagtttttttttcacatttttccacaACATTGTATGAGCTATATCctaataaaacaaaaaagtttaaaaaattattttatttattttgcatctgAAAGGATTAATACACTACATGTTCTACAGGTGCACTTCATAGGTCCATTTTGCACAGTTGCCTGCTAGGTTACATAACTAACTAGGACAGCAAATACAGTTCAAAGAAACATTGCTGTCACAGCTCttgaacttcaatcaccaactgtgAATTTCCAGACAGTGGTTAGGGGTTGAAAAACTACCAGTCTGCTGTCTCAAACAATATGCTAAGCTTTTTCCAACATGTTTTATGCATCTAGTGTACAGTGACCCATGTTTATTTGCTAAATATAGAACACAGGGGTATCTGTCAAATTATTGTCCACTTATAATAATTTTTGTGATTGACAGCTGTGAGAGAAATTGTCACCCCCATTAACACTCTTTGTGGGATTACATGCTTCTTTGCTGCTTTACCTCTTCTATGAGCTTTAAATGATGGTGCTGATACTACACTGCAGACAACCTGACTACACTGTTTTCCCCCCCTTTTCCCAACTCATTTCACCCACTCTTAACTAGTGTGTTTGTAAAAGTAatcttcttcaaaaatgttcagtCTGCAATGAAAATGTAAAGTTTTGATAGGAATCATAAAAATGCAAGTATCATTACCAGGTGCAACAGGTACAAGATCATTGAAATGACCTTCAATGATTTACCTTCAAGACTTGAAAAGATAAGTTTATTTGAACATTATCAATAAACTTCAATGCTGATATTAATCTTTTCCAAATTTATACTTTATTTGACAGATGAAGACTCTTAATAACAAAGACATTATCAAAAATATAAATCTACGGACAATACTAGCATCAGAATTAACTAATCGTGTCCTATTAACTACGCACGTTTTCACACAGGAGCTCAAAATTCCTACCTTATGACAATGGATATTTCACTAagattctagaaactcgtcaccgtaattccAGCTAatctaaacaaatacgtaatctgaACAAGGTGTGGTCCCAATTAGTTAGGATTAACGGGACTCTActttatttttctatgtagtcttTTTGAACAGGAAACGCATTTACCCAAGGGACAGGTAGTTCCTTGAACCTATTTTTGTAAAATGAATGTGGCAGTGACAGCATCCAGTTGTGCACGAACAATCCAACAGTGTGCCATCTTTGTCAAATCTGTGTCCTCCAACCGCTTCCGTTAAGAGGTCCAAACAAATGAAGATCGCACGGCGATAAGTCTAGACTGAACGGAGGAAGTTCCAGTGTGATCCAGAACAATTCTTCCATATTTTGTTAAGTGCGGGCAGCTGTGTAGGGCCGAGCGTTGTCACAAAGCACAATCACATATCAGACTGGAAAAGCATGTATTTTCTGACAATATGC
This Schistocerca nitens isolate TAMUIC-IGC-003100 chromosome 1, iqSchNite1.1, whole genome shotgun sequence DNA region includes the following protein-coding sequences:
- the LOC126237085 gene encoding uncharacterized protein LOC126237085, with translation MLFLKVKVIIVLKMTVITVSVLKIRSVNFTWARDESTMHSVDFLEEVGVKGNLKTEGEGILPADFFLYLSEDNMLEHIVFQTNLYATQKGIRKFLCTTCIQNPCGKCSIRLSTIQVLRKD